The genomic window tgcatcaaaataatattttttttattttttaaaaattatttttgatatcagcacatcaaaatgatttgaaaataccaaaaaaatattaatttgaagcaaataaattttttttaatttttttcaaaaacgtttttaaaatacaaaaacaaacaggcatGCATTGTATCTGTGAACTTGTCAGCATGTCACCCCAAAGAACAGAACAGGACATTGCATTACATATAAGGTATAACGATCAGTGTTTTGAAAATGCAGGAGAGTAGCTTTTCGGCATTTGTTTAACCATGGGAAGTGTTTCGCTAGTCTCTGCAGCCCTAAGAAGGTAATTCTAATATTTTGCTTTCTTTAGGTAGCTAATACTACTAATAAACAATATCTTTGAGGAAAAAATTGACATGATTTCAGTTGCATAATTATCCTTAAATTTATGCAGTATTCGAAGCTAGATTTTAAGGCACGTGCATATAACTAGATGCATGCTTAATCTCTTGGCAGGTGATCTAACTAGTGAATGTTTTCTGCTGGTGTTGTAGGCTAGAAGGCAAGGTGGCACTGATCACTGGAGGATCAAGTGGCATAGGAGAGTCCACTGCAAGACTCTTCGTCAAACATGGAGCTAAGGTGGTAATTGCAGACATTCAAGATGAATTGGGCCACTCCGTTTGCAAGGAATTAGAACCTGAACCTGCTTCATTCATCCATTGTGATGTTACTCAAGAAAAAGATGTTGAAAACGCTGTTAATACAGCTGTTTCTAAGTATGGAAAGCTTGACATCATGTTCAACAACGCAGGTACAGGAGGAACgccaaaaacaaacatacttgAAAATGACAAGGCCGAATTTGAGAAGATCATTTGTGCCAATTTAGTAGGTGCATTCTTAGGCACTAAGCATGCAGCCCGTGTAATGATCCCTGCTCGGCGCGGTAGCATAATTACAACTGCAAGTGTTTGTGCAATAATTGGAGGAGGTTCATCACATGCCTACACTAGTTCAAAGCATGGTGTGTTAGGATTAATGAGAAACACGGCTGTGGAATTAGGACAATACGGCATCCGTGTAAATTGTGTGTCACCGTACGCGGTTCCTACCCCATTGTTTAAGAATTTCTTTAAGATGAACGACGATGAAGTTAGTTGCATTTACTCTAACCTCAAGGAAGCTGTGCTTGAAGCAGAAGACATTGCTGAGGCTGCTCTTTATTTGGGGAGTGATGAATCAAAGTATGTTAGTGGACACAATCTGGTGGTAGATGGTGGCTTCACTATTGTAAATCCAGGTTTTTGCATGTTTCCACGATCTAGCTGATCAATCCTGTCATATATTGTTGCTTAatatccatccatccatctatATTTACCTTTTCAaatatgcttttgattttggtgTTTCATCTCTAGCCCTCTGAAGTGCCTCTCCAATTAGAATGTCACTAGATTGGTGTCATGCATAACACCACGGTCCggatcaaatattttcattaggctgaaaaaaaatatgtttaggaaatgattgtgtttttaaagaagagaaattcaaaattcaagttaaattttaattaatttgataatataataaaaaaaaaataaaaaacaacaaaaacaaataaattaaaaaaacaatattggccTGGGCAAAGCTGAGTTAATAAGCGAAACTCGGCCCGTAACCTGGCACATGAAATCAGGATAATCACGAAGAAGGAtggaatcaacaaaaaaaaaacaattgtaaacAGTTAAAGCAGAGATTTGTAATAATTTGGTGAGTGCCTTAATTAGGACAACTCCTGTACTATTTATATAAGTAGGGCATTGTATATATGTTATGGTGTAACTTGTTACACAAGATAAAACTATATAAGaggaaacataatattttctagTTGTAACATTTCCTATTTTACAACACATCCCATAATATAAACAAagtcctggaaaaaaaaagatctaagcCAACCCGATTCAATCTTTTAAACCCGTGACAAAATgtcaatcaataaaatgttaagggatgaaataaaaaaaattcaataaaatattaaaaacaaaataaatagaaatagcaatcaaaataataatgaccaaatttaacataaaataaaatgaactaaaatattgagggatgcaattgaaaaaataattcaattaagggaatgatataaaatattgagagatgcaattaaaaatataattcaattaaaagaatgttaagggatgaaataaaaaaaattcaataaaatattaaaaacaaaataaatagaaatagcaatcaaaataatagtgactaaatttaacataaaataaaatgaactaaaatattgagggatgcaattgaaaaaataattcaattaagagaatggtataaaatattgagagatgcaattaaaaatataattcaattaaaaaaatgattaaaaaaatagcaatcaaaacaatagTGACCAAATctaaaaggtgaaaaaaatcaaaggagggTTAAATCAAAAGAACTCTAGTtctatgaattatttaaaataaaacaaatagtaatacaAAGAATAGaaccaaatctaaaaagaaagaaatcaaagagATGCTTCGAAAATATACATGTGAAGGCTTTGAAACCGAGGAGGAGAGAGGAatgaatgaaggaaaaaaataaa from Populus trichocarpa isolate Nisqually-1 chromosome 5, P.trichocarpa_v4.1, whole genome shotgun sequence includes these protein-coding regions:
- the LOC18109824 gene encoding borneol dehydrogenase, mitochondrial, producing the protein MGSVSLVSAALRRLEGKVALITGGSSGIGESTARLFVKHGAKVVIADIQDELGHSVCKELEPEPASFIHCDVTQEKDVENAVNTAVSKYGKLDIMFNNAGTGGTPKTNILENDKAEFEKIICANLVGAFLGTKHAARVMIPARRGSIITTASVCAIIGGGSSHAYTSSKHGVLGLMRNTAVELGQYGIRVNCVSPYAVPTPLFKNFFKMNDDEVSCIYSNLKEAVLEAEDIAEAALYLGSDESKYVSGHNLVVDGGFTIVNPGFCMFPRSS